A stretch of the Thiocystis violascens DSM 198 genome encodes the following:
- a CDS encoding methyl-accepting chemotaxis protein translates to MAKMTVAARLGMGFGAVLALLGVVALIGLFSIHTLNKDVGRLHTDLFPKTIWANNIVDTVNEGAQALRNALILKDPRAIARELERIGEMRKFIDENAEALKRTIVSPEGIKQLAALTDARSSFIGSQDRLIALLRAGSRDEAGDLLFGEFRALQQTYFNAVTSLIKYQTDLMDKTGDEAELNADFATLVMLILSALALLLGIGTGIWITRALTKQLGGEPDYAAAMVQAVSAGDLSHTIAIQPGDTASLLASLKQMQEGLRRLVGEIAAIVQAATRGDFSQRLELGDKQGFGREIGEGLNQLAATTEIGLKDVTRVANALAIGDLSQTIDRDYPGLFGETKNGVNGTVTALADVVNEIRRIVDAAVQGDFSARLDLTGKQGFASEIAQLLNQLSDTTEVGLKDVMRVASALSEGDLTQTITQDYPGLFGETTTGVNTTVANLKELVLRIREAVETIGTAANEIATGNQDLSQRTEEQASSLEETASSMEELTSTVKQNADNARQANQLAVAASDVAVKGDDMVGASVETMTGIAESSKKIADIISVIDGIAFQTNILALNAAVEAARAGEQGRGFAVVAAEVRNLAQRSANAAKEIKTMIGDSVSRVDAGTLQVNETGQRMRDIVQSIKRVTDLVADISAASVEQSTGIEQINQAIVQMDDVTQQNAALVEQAAAAAEAMADQASRLGEVVAVFKVDPVDRRAMVARSAPTATARRMSAAPARKSTLASLLPIKTTDDDEWSEF, encoded by the coding sequence ATGGCCAAGATGACCGTCGCGGCACGATTAGGAATGGGGTTTGGCGCCGTGCTGGCGCTGTTGGGCGTGGTGGCCTTGATCGGATTGTTCAGCATTCACACGCTGAATAAGGATGTGGGCCGGCTTCACACGGATCTGTTTCCAAAAACGATCTGGGCCAACAACATCGTCGACACTGTCAACGAGGGTGCGCAGGCGTTGCGCAATGCATTGATCCTCAAGGATCCGCGCGCCATCGCTCGCGAACTTGAACGGATCGGTGAAATGCGCAAGTTCATTGACGAAAACGCGGAGGCACTCAAGCGGACCATTGTCTCCCCCGAGGGAATCAAACAACTAGCGGCGTTGACGGATGCCCGCAGCTCATTCATTGGTTCTCAGGATCGACTCATCGCGCTGCTTCGCGCGGGCAGTAGGGATGAGGCTGGCGACCTGCTCTTCGGTGAATTCCGCGCCTTGCAGCAGACCTATTTCAACGCCGTGACAAGTCTCATCAAGTACCAAACCGACCTCATGGACAAGACCGGCGATGAGGCCGAGTTGAATGCCGACTTCGCCACCCTAGTCATGCTGATTTTGTCCGCGCTGGCGCTCCTGCTCGGCATCGGCACCGGTATCTGGATCACCCGCGCGCTGACCAAACAACTCGGGGGAGAACCCGACTATGCCGCCGCCATGGTCCAGGCGGTGTCCGCCGGCGATCTGTCGCACACCATTGCCATCCAGCCCGGCGACACTGCCAGTCTGCTGGCCTCGCTCAAGCAGATGCAGGAAGGACTCAGGCGGCTGGTCGGGGAGATTGCGGCGATCGTCCAGGCCGCCACGCGGGGCGATTTCAGCCAGCGCCTGGAACTCGGCGATAAACAGGGATTCGGCAGGGAGATCGGCGAAGGGCTCAACCAACTGGCCGCAACGACCGAAATCGGTCTCAAGGATGTCACGCGGGTCGCCAATGCACTGGCCATCGGCGATTTGTCGCAGACCATCGACCGCGATTATCCAGGGCTCTTCGGCGAAACGAAAAACGGCGTCAATGGTACCGTGACCGCCTTGGCCGACGTGGTGAACGAGATCCGTCGGATCGTCGATGCCGCGGTTCAGGGCGATTTCAGCGCCAGGCTGGATCTGACGGGCAAACAGGGCTTTGCCAGCGAGATTGCCCAGTTGCTCAATCAGTTGTCCGACACCACTGAAGTGGGCTTAAAGGATGTGATGCGCGTGGCCAGTGCACTGTCCGAGGGCGATCTGACCCAGACGATCACCCAGGATTATCCGGGGCTCTTCGGCGAGACGACGACGGGCGTCAATACCACGGTCGCCAACCTCAAGGAACTGGTGTTGCGCATCAGGGAAGCGGTCGAGACCATCGGGACCGCGGCCAACGAGATTGCGACCGGCAATCAGGATCTCAGTCAGCGCACCGAGGAGCAGGCCAGTTCGCTCGAAGAAACCGCCAGTTCCATGGAAGAACTGACGAGTACCGTCAAGCAGAACGCGGACAATGCGCGTCAGGCCAATCAGCTTGCCGTTGCCGCCTCCGACGTGGCGGTCAAGGGCGACGACATGGTCGGCGCCTCCGTGGAGACCATGACCGGGATTGCCGAATCCAGCAAGAAGATCGCCGATATCATCAGCGTGATCGATGGGATCGCCTTCCAGACCAATATCCTGGCGCTCAATGCGGCGGTCGAGGCGGCGCGGGCCGGGGAGCAGGGACGGGGGTTTGCCGTGGTGGCCGCGGAGGTGCGCAATCTGGCCCAGCGCTCGGCCAATGCCGCCAAGGAAATCAAGACCATGATTGGCGACAGCGTGTCCAGGGTCGACGCCGGCACGCTTCAGGTCAATGAAACCGGTCAGCGCATGCGGGACATCGTGCAATCCATCAAGCGCGTGACCGATCTCGTCGCCGATATTTCAGCGGCATCGGTGGAACAATCCACGGGCATCGAACAGATCAACCAGGCCATCGTCCAGATGGATGACGTGACCCAGCAGAATGCCGCCTTGGTGGAGCAGGCCGCCGCCGCCGCCGAGGCGATGGCGGATCAGGCCAGTCGGCTTGGCGAGGTCGTCGCTGTCTTCAAGGTCGATCCGGTCGACCGCCGTGCGATGGTCGCGCGTTCGGCGCCAACGGCAACCGCGCGCCGGATGTCCGCCGCGCCTGCTCGCAAGTCAACGCTCGCCTCTTTGCTACCGATCAAGACGACCGACGATGATGAATGGTCAGAATTTTGA
- a CDS encoding CheR family methyltransferase — protein sequence MMNGQNFDREFQFTAHDFERIRSLIYEHAGISLSAGKTDMVYSRIARRLRATGLTSFEDYLAYLNREPDEWQHFTNSLTTNLTSFFREPHHFPVLAEQVIDAKRKGRSPILLWSSACSTGEEPYSMAMTVIDALGTWTPSVKILATDLDTNVVRQAAEGIYPMERLEKLPERDLKRFFLRGKGSQEGMARIRPEVRALVRFHPLNLLSDQWPIKGPFDAIFCRNVLIYFDKSTQHNLLARFHPLLLQDGRLFVGHSESLTQVADLFKLQGKTVYVPHGQPMRHA from the coding sequence ATGATGAATGGTCAGAATTTTGATCGCGAATTCCAATTCACCGCGCACGACTTCGAGCGGATTCGGAGCCTGATCTACGAACACGCCGGGATTTCGCTCAGTGCCGGCAAGACCGATATGGTGTATAGCCGAATCGCCCGGCGTCTGCGGGCGACGGGTCTGACCTCGTTCGAGGACTATCTCGCGTATCTGAATCGCGAGCCCGATGAGTGGCAGCACTTCACCAATTCATTGACGACGAATCTGACCTCTTTTTTTCGGGAGCCGCATCATTTTCCAGTCCTTGCGGAACAGGTCATCGACGCCAAACGCAAGGGGCGAAGCCCGATTCTGCTCTGGTCCTCGGCCTGCTCGACCGGCGAGGAGCCCTACTCGATGGCCATGACGGTCATCGATGCGTTGGGCACCTGGACGCCGTCGGTCAAAATCCTGGCGACCGATCTGGATACCAATGTCGTGCGGCAGGCCGCCGAGGGCATCTATCCGATGGAGCGGCTGGAAAAGCTGCCCGAACGGGATCTGAAACGTTTTTTTCTGCGCGGCAAGGGCTCTCAGGAGGGGATGGCGCGGATTCGTCCGGAGGTGCGCGCGCTGGTCCGTTTCCATCCGCTCAATCTGTTGAGCGACCAGTGGCCTATCAAGGGGCCATTCGATGCCATCTTTTGCCGCAATGTCTTGATCTATTTCGATAAATCGACGCAACATAACCTTCTTGCGCGATTCCATCCCTTGCTGCTTCAGGATGGTCGGCTGTTTGTGGGTCATTCAGAGAGCCTGACCCAGGTTGCAGACCTCTTCAAATTGCAAGGCAAGACCGTTTACGTGCCCCATGGCCAGCCAATGAGGCATGCCTGA
- a CDS encoding methyl-accepting chemotaxis protein: MFDTLRPHWPPLLMSVAALMQMLLMPDSLPSWGGLLAIALAWPLSLMLGSASARPRGVMVAPDVSQPAERELWDLVVETDQLIGPQMLELRALIRQATDLIGHAAIDLQSSFAGLSTESRSQHQLVMRLVTRDQHSDAQDADFIDLNAFLESNSQLHMENVNRLIDMGKHSVKVAHQIDDLSSQMNEIFSRLESAKRIARQTNLLALNAAIEAARAGEAGRGFAVVAQEVRKLSQDAAEFNDQIRHQVEQAQLIFVETRDIVGRMASQDMNASITAKGSMDDMVHRVQSVNRMMAAGLEELAVVVERVQDNVGAAVRLLQFEDIARQVLGQAEMRIDFMDRFVAELRQIPLGRIRSSEDVTQSKTRLEHLRDQLIAASHRPVDQKSMHEGDIELF; this comes from the coding sequence ATGTTCGACACATTGAGACCGCACTGGCCGCCACTCTTGATGAGCGTTGCGGCGCTGATGCAAATGCTGCTGATGCCGGACAGTTTGCCGAGCTGGGGCGGACTCCTCGCGATTGCACTGGCATGGCCCTTGTCACTGATGCTGGGATCCGCGTCGGCGCGTCCTCGCGGCGTCATGGTCGCGCCAGACGTCTCCCAACCGGCCGAGCGGGAGTTGTGGGATCTGGTGGTGGAAACCGATCAGCTGATCGGTCCGCAGATGCTTGAGTTGCGGGCGCTGATCCGACAGGCGACCGACCTGATCGGCCATGCGGCGATCGATTTGCAGAGCAGTTTCGCGGGGCTGTCGACTGAATCCAGGTCGCAGCACCAGCTCGTGATGCGATTGGTGACGCGAGACCAGCATTCGGACGCGCAGGACGCGGATTTTATCGATCTGAATGCCTTTCTCGAGTCCAACAGCCAATTGCACATGGAAAATGTGAATCGTCTGATCGATATGGGCAAACACAGCGTCAAGGTGGCCCATCAAATCGACGATCTGTCGTCGCAGATGAACGAGATTTTCAGCCGGCTGGAAAGTGCTAAGCGGATCGCCCGCCAGACCAATTTGCTGGCGCTCAACGCCGCGATCGAGGCGGCGCGGGCGGGCGAGGCCGGGCGCGGTTTCGCCGTGGTCGCCCAGGAAGTGCGTAAACTGTCGCAGGATGCGGCCGAGTTCAACGATCAGATCCGCCATCAGGTCGAGCAGGCGCAGCTAATTTTTGTCGAGACGCGCGACATCGTCGGCAGGATGGCCTCTCAGGACATGAATGCCTCGATTACGGCCAAGGGCTCGATGGATGACATGGTTCATCGGGTGCAGTCCGTGAATCGCATGATGGCTGCGGGACTCGAAGAGCTGGCCGTCGTGGTCGAGCGCGTTCAGGATAACGTGGGTGCGGCCGTACGCCTGCTCCAGTTCGAGGATATCGCCCGTCAGGTCTTGGGTCAGGCCGAGATGCGTATCGACTTCATGGATCGCTTCGTGGCGGAACTGCGTCAGATCCCTTTGGGCCGGATTCGCTCGTCCGAGGATGTGACACAGTCCAAGACGCGACTGGAGCATCTCCGCGATCAACTGATCGCGGCGAGCCATCGTCCGGTGGACCAAAAATCCATGCACGAAGGCGACATCGAACTCTTTTAG
- a CDS encoding chemotaxis protein CheW, translated as MTIDMSRFYQVFFDEAGEHLAAMESLLLELDVDAPDLETLNAIFRAAHSIKGGAGTFGFLDMAQLTHVLETLLDRLRKQETRPTVEMIDAFLGAGDVLKAQLAAHQEGAEYEDPRIAEVSDRLERLSEIAAPPPACPAMRPPSPSLPGADASASSWLIEFRSDAIDFQSGANLRALRDVLAEMGTLEWLTGEDAEVCVWRLRTAFGRESIVETFAFVCDPECISIQADAAGSPPSLVDTDADDDAGFGFFAGAPGSERFDERVLDQMDAADSHDPGFGFFPGAPGSERTLDQELDGFGLFGGSPGMEQVAAVAHQARDEREQGYGFFDLAPGAPEAEAGDAVLSGRTAGGRAAPVAGTPTAVAPTRRPAAADTSIRVGVEKVDQLINLVGELVITHAMLAESASDLDPVIHERIFGGLSNLERNSRDLQQAVMSIRMLPISFVFNRFPRLVRDTAASLGKKVTLTLIGEETELDKGLIERLADPLNHLVRNSIDHGIEQPERRREAGKSETGEITLRASHRGGSILVEVRDDGAGLDRDRLLAKAVQQGIPMPENPSDKEVWQLIFHAGFSTAERVTDISGRGVGMDVVRRNIEAMNGRVEIDSLPGRGTHITIRLPLTLAILDGLSVRMGSELFILPLTAIQESLQPTRDQFKTVAGKGRVAHVNGDYLPLVVLREVFRLDGQPLRHEDGILVIVDTSEGRAALLVDELVAQHQVVIKSLETNYRKVDGVSGATIMGDGRVALILDVDALVRLNRKNA; from the coding sequence ATGACCATCGATATGAGTCGCTTCTATCAGGTGTTCTTCGACGAGGCCGGGGAACATCTGGCCGCGATGGAGTCCCTGCTGCTGGAGTTGGATGTGGACGCGCCCGATCTGGAGACGCTCAATGCCATCTTCAGGGCCGCGCATTCCATCAAGGGTGGCGCCGGTACTTTCGGCTTTCTGGATATGGCCCAGTTGACGCATGTCCTGGAGACGCTGCTGGACCGTCTGCGCAAACAGGAAACGCGCCCCACCGTCGAGATGATCGATGCCTTCCTCGGCGCTGGCGATGTGCTGAAGGCGCAATTGGCCGCGCATCAGGAGGGCGCGGAATACGAGGATCCGCGCATCGCCGAGGTGTCCGACCGTCTGGAACGCTTATCCGAGATTGCCGCGCCCCCCCCCGCCTGCCCCGCGATGCGACCGCCCTCGCCATCCCTGCCGGGGGCCGACGCGTCGGCGTCGAGTTGGCTGATCGAATTTCGGTCGGACGCCATCGACTTCCAGTCCGGCGCCAACCTGCGTGCGCTGAGGGATGTCCTGGCTGAAATGGGCACGCTCGAATGGCTGACCGGGGAAGACGCCGAGGTGTGCGTCTGGCGCCTGAGGACAGCATTTGGCCGGGAGTCCATCGTCGAAACCTTTGCCTTCGTGTGCGATCCGGAGTGCATTTCCATCCAGGCGGACGCGGCGGGTTCGCCGCCGTCGCTCGTCGACACCGACGCCGACGACGATGCGGGGTTCGGATTCTTCGCTGGCGCGCCAGGGAGCGAGCGGTTCGACGAGCGCGTGCTGGATCAGATGGACGCCGCCGATTCGCATGATCCTGGATTTGGTTTTTTCCCCGGGGCGCCGGGGAGCGAACGGACGCTGGATCAGGAACTCGACGGCTTCGGACTGTTCGGCGGGAGTCCTGGCATGGAACAGGTGGCGGCGGTCGCGCATCAGGCGCGTGACGAGCGGGAACAGGGCTACGGGTTTTTCGATCTGGCGCCCGGCGCGCCCGAGGCTGAAGCCGGGGACGCCGTGCTTTCCGGCCGGACGGCCGGCGGGCGAGCCGCGCCGGTCGCCGGGACGCCAACCGCGGTCGCGCCGACCCGCCGGCCGGCGGCGGCCGATACCTCGATCCGGGTCGGCGTGGAGAAGGTGGACCAGTTGATCAATCTGGTCGGCGAACTGGTGATTACCCATGCCATGCTCGCGGAGTCGGCCTCCGATCTGGATCCGGTCATCCATGAGCGAATTTTTGGCGGTCTGTCGAATCTGGAGCGTAATTCGCGCGATTTGCAGCAGGCGGTGATGTCGATCCGCATGCTGCCGATCAGCTTCGTCTTCAACCGTTTTCCTCGACTGGTGCGCGATACCGCCGCCAGCCTGGGCAAGAAGGTGACGTTGACGCTGATCGGCGAGGAGACCGAACTCGATAAAGGACTCATCGAGCGTCTGGCCGATCCGCTCAATCATCTGGTGCGCAACAGTATCGACCACGGCATCGAGCAGCCCGAGCGCCGCCGCGAGGCGGGCAAGTCGGAGACCGGCGAGATCACCCTGCGCGCCAGTCATCGGGGCGGGAGTATCCTGGTCGAGGTGCGTGACGATGGCGCCGGCCTCGATCGCGACAGGCTGCTGGCCAAGGCCGTTCAGCAGGGGATCCCGATGCCCGAGAACCCATCGGACAAGGAAGTCTGGCAGTTGATCTTCCACGCCGGTTTCTCGACCGCCGAACGGGTGACCGATATCTCGGGGCGCGGTGTTGGGATGGATGTGGTGCGGCGCAATATCGAGGCGATGAACGGCCGCGTCGAGATCGACTCGCTGCCGGGCCGCGGCACGCATATCACCATCCGGCTGCCGCTGACGCTCGCGATCCTCGACGGACTCTCGGTGCGGATGGGGAGCGAACTCTTCATCTTGCCGCTGACCGCCATCCAGGAGTCGCTCCAGCCCACCCGGGATCAGTTCAAGACGGTGGCGGGCAAGGGGCGGGTGGCGCACGTCAATGGCGATTATCTGCCGCTGGTGGTGTTGCGCGAGGTGTTTCGTCTCGACGGGCAACCGCTGCGCCACGAGGATGGCATCCTGGTCATCGTCGATACCAGCGAAGGACGCGCCGCGCTGCTGGTGGACGAACTGGTGGCCCAGCATCAGGTCGTCATCAAGAGTCTGGAAACCAATTACCGCAAGGTCGACGGCGTGTCCGGCGCCACCATCATGGGCGACGGACGGGTCGCCCTGATTCTCGACGTGGACGCGCTGGTGCGTCTGAACCGCAAGAATGCCTGA
- a CDS encoding chemotaxis protein CheW — translation MNDERKDGAMINPEGAREYLTFTLGDEEYGIDILKVQEIRGFDAVTRIANAPAFIKGVINMRGVIVPILDMRLKFNLGQVDYNEFTVVIILNVAGRVVGIVVDGVSDVIALKREQIRPAPEFGALMDTAYIDGLTTLDDRMVIMVDIEKLINSGEMGLVDQVGSDMA, via the coding sequence ATGAACGACGAACGCAAGGACGGAGCCATGATCAACCCGGAAGGTGCGAGGGAGTATCTGACGTTCACCCTCGGGGACGAGGAATATGGGATCGATATTCTCAAGGTGCAGGAGATCCGGGGGTTTGACGCCGTGACCCGGATCGCCAACGCGCCCGCCTTCATCAAGGGCGTGATCAACATGCGCGGCGTGATCGTGCCGATTCTCGACATGCGGCTCAAGTTCAATCTGGGGCAGGTCGACTACAACGAGTTCACCGTCGTGATCATCCTCAATGTGGCTGGGCGCGTGGTGGGGATCGTGGTGGATGGAGTCTCCGATGTCATCGCGCTCAAGCGCGAGCAGATCCGTCCGGCCCCGGAATTCGGCGCGCTGATGGATACCGCCTATATCGACGGCCTGACCACCCTGGACGATCGCATGGTCATCATGGTGGACATCGAAAAGCTCATCAACAGTGGCGAGATGGGGTTGGTCGATCAGGTCGGAAGCGACATGGCGTAA
- the cheD gene encoding chemoreceptor glutamine deamidase CheD: MSHRCEEMLAPNLYFDRHFDMDAVKILPGEYYVSVRELLMVTVLGSCVAACVRDSVSGIGGINHFMLPDDRRDDDSRFGRSMRYGDYAMEILVNQLLKLGARRSNLEAKVFGGGNVLPGFKNHVVGERNSRFVIDYLAVEGIPVVARDLLGNYPRKVYFFPNSGRVLVKKLRSMHNDTIIERELSYSETLRQSKVEGDIELFS, encoded by the coding sequence ATGTCGCATCGATGCGAGGAAATGCTGGCCCCCAATCTGTATTTCGATCGCCATTTCGACATGGACGCGGTCAAAATCCTGCCTGGCGAATACTATGTCTCCGTGCGCGAACTGCTGATGGTGACCGTGCTGGGTTCCTGCGTCGCCGCCTGCGTGCGCGATTCGGTCAGCGGGATCGGCGGGATCAACCATTTCATGCTGCCGGACGACCGGCGCGACGATGACAGTCGCTTCGGTCGTTCCATGCGCTATGGCGATTATGCGATGGAGATCCTGGTCAATCAGCTGCTCAAATTGGGTGCCCGGCGCTCCAATCTCGAGGCGAAGGTCTTTGGCGGTGGCAATGTGTTGCCGGGTTTCAAGAATCATGTGGTTGGAGAGCGTAATTCGCGTTTCGTCATCGACTATCTGGCGGTCGAGGGAATTCCTGTCGTGGCCAGGGATCTTCTGGGTAATTATCCGCGAAAAGTGTATTTTTTCCCTAACAGCGGACGGGTGCTGGTGAAAAAGCTGCGCAGCATGCACAACGACACCATCATCGAGCGCGAACTCAGCTATAGCGAAACCCTGCGTCAGTCCAAGGTCGAGGGCGACATTGAGTTATTTTCCTGA
- a CDS encoding response regulator has translation MAKTILTVDDSASIRQMVSYTLKDAGYTVTEAVDGQDGLDKARAGRFDLVFTDQNMPRMDGLSLIKQLRGLPQYQSVPILMLTTESSDAMKSQGRAAGATGWLVKPFDPQKLLDVVRKVIG, from the coding sequence ATGGCGAAGACAATCCTCACGGTGGATGACTCCGCGTCCATCCGTCAAATGGTGTCCTATACGTTGAAAGACGCCGGTTACACGGTGACCGAGGCGGTCGACGGACAGGATGGCCTCGATAAGGCCCGTGCCGGGCGTTTCGATCTCGTGTTCACCGACCAGAACATGCCCCGCATGGACGGTCTGTCCCTGATCAAACAACTCCGCGGGCTTCCTCAATATCAGTCAGTGCCGATCCTGATGCTGACCACCGAATCGAGCGACGCGATGAAGAGCCAGGGGCGCGCCGCGGGCGCGACAGGCTGGCTGGTCAAACCCTTCGATCCTCAAAAATTGCTGGACGTTGTCCGTAAAGTGATCGGTTGA